One region of Mangifera indica cultivar Alphonso chromosome 3, CATAS_Mindica_2.1, whole genome shotgun sequence genomic DNA includes:
- the LOC123209979 gene encoding uncharacterized protein LOC123209979 isoform X1, whose amino-acid sequence MAGYKKQPRSDRNSIKYRIKPAEGASFELSDFVQKEYAPAPSDDDKQIARISEPNSQKILSTTELISAIGQIWDRANHLAVYQPKANLTDDHTGCKKEILGDLDKEENGWAPLSPDSKYFCVHVKSAGQFLPMVRPDLEFLKVTQKTSVFDFRSFLQGGKHLNNGTCGGRGLTRLVTPYELGNIYQWRNKTVPAEHPYADDVAKIENRKAGEHCLPGDTTGCSQGVISGGTNSPACMQATEYASSCSDFNKSKDPYSCLNSKLLMHRGTTRSLLSDYFLKDADDTKVDGSTLMEHCSSLYADYCINSLASCNGSWNKCHLTDDDVLLESKRNQPERVVRENENRMEFPSHKPEKPHFSLAKQEHAFAGAMAGIFVSLCLHPIDTVKTVIQTCRAEKKSICLIGRSIVSERGLTGLYRGIASNIASSAPISAVYTFTYESVKGALLPHFPKEFHSLAHCFAGGCASVATSFIFTPSERIKQQMQVGSHYHNCWNALFGVIKKGGLPSLYAGWGAVLCRNVPHSIIKSKVYCLQILENYKGSITVWETGSFKREGLAEHLYTDINLVHGFKIFNLSLAFYTYESLKQMMLPSLHSSAQPNTIQTLVCGGLAGSTAAFFTTPFDVVKTRLQTQIPGSISQYSSVYHALQEIHKHEGLKGLYRGLIPRLVMYMSQGALFFGSYEFFKRLFSLDVPQLNAPRVLHEQNKQDNAVSSVKTPSSVSTAVLSPS is encoded by the exons ATGGCTGGGTATAAAAAACAACCTAGAAGTGATcgaaattcaatcaaatacaGGATAAAACCAGCTGAGGGGGCGTCATTTGAGCTTTCTGACTTTGTCCAGAAAGAGTATGCCCCTGCTCCCTCTGATGATGATAAGCAGATCGCTAGAATATCCGAACCAAATTCCCAAAAGATACTGAGCACCACGGAGTTAATCTCAGCTATTGGTCAGATATGGGATCGTGCTAACCATCTTGCTGTTTACCAACCTAAGGCTAATTTGACTGATGATCATACTGGCTGTAAGAAGGAGATATTGGGGGATCTGGACAAGGAGGAAAATGGCTGGGCACCTCTTTCACCTGACAGTAAATACTTTTGTGTTCATGTAAAGAGTGCTGGTCAATTTTTGCCAATGGTGCGGCCAGATCTAGAATTTCTCAAAGTAACTCAGAAGACGTCGGTGTTTGATTTTCGGAGCTTTCTACAGGGTGGTAAGCACTTGAATAATGGAACTTGTGGTGGTAGAGGGCTTACAAGGTTAGTAACACCGTATGAATTGGGAAATATATATCAATGGAGAAACAAAACAGTTCCTGCTGAACATCCATATGCTGATGATGTCGCTAAGATTGAGAACAGGAAAGCTGGTGAACACTGCCTTCCTGGGGACACTACCGGCTGTTCACAGGGCGTCATTTCAGGGGGTACAAATAGTCCTGCATGCATGCAGGCCACTGAATATGCATCTAGTTGTTCAGATTTCAACAAATCCAAGGATCCATATTCTtgtcttaattcaaaattgttgaTGCATCGAGGAACAACTAGATCTCTGCTTTCAGATTATTTCCTTAAGGATGCTGATGATACGAAGGTGGATGGTAGCACTTTAATGGAACACTGTTCGAGTCTTTATGCTGATTACTGTATTAACTCTTTAGCTTCTTGTAATGGTTCATGGAATAAGTGCCATTTGACAGATGATGATGTATTGCTCGAAAGCAAGAGAAACCAACCTGAAAGGGTTGTTAGGGAGAATGAAAATAGAATGGAGTTTCCCTCACATAAACCAGAGAAACCTCATTTTTCCCTAGCTAAGCAAGAGCATGCTTTTGCAGGGGCAATGGCTGGTATATTCGTTAGCCTTTGTCTACATCCCATCGACACAGTTAAGACAGTCATCCAAACTTGCCGGGCAGAGAAGAAGTCTATCTGTCTCATTGGAAGATCAATTGTTTCTGAAAGAG GTCTAACTGGGCTTTATCGGGGGATTGCCAGCAATATTGCGTCGTCAGCTCCAATATCTGCAGTCTATACTTTCACTTATGAATCAGTGAAAGGAGCTTTACTTCCTCATTTTCCCAAG GAGTTTCACTCTTTAGCCCATTGCTTCGCAGGTGGTTGCGCCAGTGTTGCCACGTCTTTTATTTTTACTCCAAGCGAGCGCATAAAGCAGCAGATGCAAGTTGGTTCTCACTACCACAACTGCTG GAATGCATTGTTTGGAGTAATTAAAAAGGGTGGTTTGCCTTCATTATATGCCGGATGGGGAGCTGTACTTTGCCGGAATGTCCCACACTCAATCATCAAG AGTAAAGTATATTGCCTTCAAATCCTAGAAAATTACAAGGGGTCAATTACAGTCTGGGAGACAGGGAGTTTCAAGAGAGAGGGCCTTGCAGAGCACTTATATACAGATATCAACCTTGTTCATGGCTTCAAAATCTTTAATCTTTCTCTAGCA TTCTACACGTATGAAAGCTTGAAGCAAATGATGTTGCCATCATTACACTCTAGCGCTCAACCCAACACAATACAAACG CTAGTTTGTGGAGGTTTAGCTGGATCTACTGCTGCTTTCTTCACGACTCCCTTCGATGTGGTGAAAACAAGACTACAGACGCAG ATTCCTGGATCTATCAGCCAATACAGTAGTGTGTATCATGCCCTCCAAGAAATACACAAGCATGAAGGTTTGAAGGGTCTCTACAG GGGGCTGATTCCTAGATTGGTTATGTATATGTCTCAAGGAGCACTCTTCTTTGGGTCCTATGAATTTTTCAAACGCTTATTTTCTTTGGATGTGCCACAACTGAATGCCCCAAGAGTCCTGCATGAACAGAATAAACAAGACAATGCAGTATCGTCAGTTAAAACTCCATCATCAGTGTCAACTGCAGTGCTATCACCATCTTAA
- the LOC123209979 gene encoding uncharacterized protein LOC123209979 isoform X4, whose amino-acid sequence MAGYKKQPRSDRNSIKYRIKPAEGASFELSDFVQKEYAPAPSDDDKQIARISEPNSQKILSTTELISAIGQIWDRANHLAVYQPKANLTDDHTGCKKEILGDLDKEENGWAPLSPDSKYFCVHVKSAGQFLPMVRPDLEFLKVTQKTSVFDFRSFLQGGKHLNNGTCGGRGLTRLVTPYELGNIYQWRNKTVPAEHPYADDVAKIENRKAGEHCLPGDTTGCSQGVISGGTNSPACMQATEYASSCSDFNKSKDPYSCLNSKLLMHRGTTRSLLSDYFLKDADDTKVDGSTLMEHCSSLYADYCINSLASCNGSWNKCHLTDDDVLLESKRNQPERVVRENENRMEFPSHKPEKPHFSLAKQEHAFAGAMAGIFVSLCLHPIDTVKTVIQTCRAEKKSICLIGRSIVSERGLTGLYRGIASNIASSAPISAVYTFTYESVKGALLPHFPKEFHSLAHCFAGGCASVATSFIFTPSERIKQQMQVGSHYHNCWNALFGVIKKGGLPSLYAGWGAVLCRNVPHSIIKFYTYESLKQMMLPSLHSSAQPNTIQTDFLIYSCS is encoded by the exons ATGGCTGGGTATAAAAAACAACCTAGAAGTGATcgaaattcaatcaaatacaGGATAAAACCAGCTGAGGGGGCGTCATTTGAGCTTTCTGACTTTGTCCAGAAAGAGTATGCCCCTGCTCCCTCTGATGATGATAAGCAGATCGCTAGAATATCCGAACCAAATTCCCAAAAGATACTGAGCACCACGGAGTTAATCTCAGCTATTGGTCAGATATGGGATCGTGCTAACCATCTTGCTGTTTACCAACCTAAGGCTAATTTGACTGATGATCATACTGGCTGTAAGAAGGAGATATTGGGGGATCTGGACAAGGAGGAAAATGGCTGGGCACCTCTTTCACCTGACAGTAAATACTTTTGTGTTCATGTAAAGAGTGCTGGTCAATTTTTGCCAATGGTGCGGCCAGATCTAGAATTTCTCAAAGTAACTCAGAAGACGTCGGTGTTTGATTTTCGGAGCTTTCTACAGGGTGGTAAGCACTTGAATAATGGAACTTGTGGTGGTAGAGGGCTTACAAGGTTAGTAACACCGTATGAATTGGGAAATATATATCAATGGAGAAACAAAACAGTTCCTGCTGAACATCCATATGCTGATGATGTCGCTAAGATTGAGAACAGGAAAGCTGGTGAACACTGCCTTCCTGGGGACACTACCGGCTGTTCACAGGGCGTCATTTCAGGGGGTACAAATAGTCCTGCATGCATGCAGGCCACTGAATATGCATCTAGTTGTTCAGATTTCAACAAATCCAAGGATCCATATTCTtgtcttaattcaaaattgttgaTGCATCGAGGAACAACTAGATCTCTGCTTTCAGATTATTTCCTTAAGGATGCTGATGATACGAAGGTGGATGGTAGCACTTTAATGGAACACTGTTCGAGTCTTTATGCTGATTACTGTATTAACTCTTTAGCTTCTTGTAATGGTTCATGGAATAAGTGCCATTTGACAGATGATGATGTATTGCTCGAAAGCAAGAGAAACCAACCTGAAAGGGTTGTTAGGGAGAATGAAAATAGAATGGAGTTTCCCTCACATAAACCAGAGAAACCTCATTTTTCCCTAGCTAAGCAAGAGCATGCTTTTGCAGGGGCAATGGCTGGTATATTCGTTAGCCTTTGTCTACATCCCATCGACACAGTTAAGACAGTCATCCAAACTTGCCGGGCAGAGAAGAAGTCTATCTGTCTCATTGGAAGATCAATTGTTTCTGAAAGAG GTCTAACTGGGCTTTATCGGGGGATTGCCAGCAATATTGCGTCGTCAGCTCCAATATCTGCAGTCTATACTTTCACTTATGAATCAGTGAAAGGAGCTTTACTTCCTCATTTTCCCAAG GAGTTTCACTCTTTAGCCCATTGCTTCGCAGGTGGTTGCGCCAGTGTTGCCACGTCTTTTATTTTTACTCCAAGCGAGCGCATAAAGCAGCAGATGCAAGTTGGTTCTCACTACCACAACTGCTG GAATGCATTGTTTGGAGTAATTAAAAAGGGTGGTTTGCCTTCATTATATGCCGGATGGGGAGCTGTACTTTGCCGGAATGTCCCACACTCAATCATCAAG TTCTACACGTATGAAAGCTTGAAGCAAATGATGTTGCCATCATTACACTCTAGCGCTCAACCCAACACAATACAAACG GATTTTCTAATCTACTCCTGCAGCTAG
- the LOC123209979 gene encoding uncharacterized protein LOC123209979 isoform X3 produces the protein MAGYKKQPRSDRNSIKYRIKPAEGASFELSDFVQKEYAPAPSDDDKQIARISEPNSQKILSTTELISAIGQIWDRANHLAVYQPKANLTDDHTGCKKEILGDLDKEENGWAPLSPDSKYFCVHVKSAGQFLPMVRPDLEFLKVTQKTSVFDFRSFLQGGKHLNNGTCGGRGLTRLVTPYELGNIYQWRNKTVPAEHPYADDVAKIENRKAGEHCLPGDTTGCSQGVISGGTNSPACMQATEYASSCSDFNKSKDPYSCLNSKLLMHRGTTRSLLSDYFLKDADDTKVDGSTLMEHCSSLYADYCINSLASCNGSWNKCHLTDDDVLLESKRNQPERVVRENENRMEFPSHKPEKPHFSLAKQEHAFAGAMAGIFVSLCLHPIDTVKTVIQTCRAEKKSICLIGRSIVSERGLTGLYRGIASNIASSAPISAVYTFTYESVKGALLPHFPKEFHSLAHCFAGGCASVATSFIFTPSERIKQQMQVGSHYHNCWNALFGVIKKGGLPSLYAGWGAVLCRNVPHSIIKLVCGGLAGSTAAFFTTPFDVVKTRLQTQIPGSISQYSSVYHALQEIHKHEGLKGLYRGLIPRLVMYMSQGALFFGSYEFFKRLFSLDVPQLNAPRVLHEQNKQDNAVSSVKTPSSVSTAVLSPS, from the exons ATGGCTGGGTATAAAAAACAACCTAGAAGTGATcgaaattcaatcaaatacaGGATAAAACCAGCTGAGGGGGCGTCATTTGAGCTTTCTGACTTTGTCCAGAAAGAGTATGCCCCTGCTCCCTCTGATGATGATAAGCAGATCGCTAGAATATCCGAACCAAATTCCCAAAAGATACTGAGCACCACGGAGTTAATCTCAGCTATTGGTCAGATATGGGATCGTGCTAACCATCTTGCTGTTTACCAACCTAAGGCTAATTTGACTGATGATCATACTGGCTGTAAGAAGGAGATATTGGGGGATCTGGACAAGGAGGAAAATGGCTGGGCACCTCTTTCACCTGACAGTAAATACTTTTGTGTTCATGTAAAGAGTGCTGGTCAATTTTTGCCAATGGTGCGGCCAGATCTAGAATTTCTCAAAGTAACTCAGAAGACGTCGGTGTTTGATTTTCGGAGCTTTCTACAGGGTGGTAAGCACTTGAATAATGGAACTTGTGGTGGTAGAGGGCTTACAAGGTTAGTAACACCGTATGAATTGGGAAATATATATCAATGGAGAAACAAAACAGTTCCTGCTGAACATCCATATGCTGATGATGTCGCTAAGATTGAGAACAGGAAAGCTGGTGAACACTGCCTTCCTGGGGACACTACCGGCTGTTCACAGGGCGTCATTTCAGGGGGTACAAATAGTCCTGCATGCATGCAGGCCACTGAATATGCATCTAGTTGTTCAGATTTCAACAAATCCAAGGATCCATATTCTtgtcttaattcaaaattgttgaTGCATCGAGGAACAACTAGATCTCTGCTTTCAGATTATTTCCTTAAGGATGCTGATGATACGAAGGTGGATGGTAGCACTTTAATGGAACACTGTTCGAGTCTTTATGCTGATTACTGTATTAACTCTTTAGCTTCTTGTAATGGTTCATGGAATAAGTGCCATTTGACAGATGATGATGTATTGCTCGAAAGCAAGAGAAACCAACCTGAAAGGGTTGTTAGGGAGAATGAAAATAGAATGGAGTTTCCCTCACATAAACCAGAGAAACCTCATTTTTCCCTAGCTAAGCAAGAGCATGCTTTTGCAGGGGCAATGGCTGGTATATTCGTTAGCCTTTGTCTACATCCCATCGACACAGTTAAGACAGTCATCCAAACTTGCCGGGCAGAGAAGAAGTCTATCTGTCTCATTGGAAGATCAATTGTTTCTGAAAGAG GTCTAACTGGGCTTTATCGGGGGATTGCCAGCAATATTGCGTCGTCAGCTCCAATATCTGCAGTCTATACTTTCACTTATGAATCAGTGAAAGGAGCTTTACTTCCTCATTTTCCCAAG GAGTTTCACTCTTTAGCCCATTGCTTCGCAGGTGGTTGCGCCAGTGTTGCCACGTCTTTTATTTTTACTCCAAGCGAGCGCATAAAGCAGCAGATGCAAGTTGGTTCTCACTACCACAACTGCTG GAATGCATTGTTTGGAGTAATTAAAAAGGGTGGTTTGCCTTCATTATATGCCGGATGGGGAGCTGTACTTTGCCGGAATGTCCCACACTCAATCATCAAG CTAGTTTGTGGAGGTTTAGCTGGATCTACTGCTGCTTTCTTCACGACTCCCTTCGATGTGGTGAAAACAAGACTACAGACGCAG ATTCCTGGATCTATCAGCCAATACAGTAGTGTGTATCATGCCCTCCAAGAAATACACAAGCATGAAGGTTTGAAGGGTCTCTACAG GGGGCTGATTCCTAGATTGGTTATGTATATGTCTCAAGGAGCACTCTTCTTTGGGTCCTATGAATTTTTCAAACGCTTATTTTCTTTGGATGTGCCACAACTGAATGCCCCAAGAGTCCTGCATGAACAGAATAAACAAGACAATGCAGTATCGTCAGTTAAAACTCCATCATCAGTGTCAACTGCAGTGCTATCACCATCTTAA
- the LOC123209979 gene encoding calcium-binding mitochondrial carrier protein SCaMC-2-B isoform X2, producing MAGYKKQPRSDRNSIKYRIKPAEGASFELSDFVQKEYAPAPSDDDKQIARISEPNSQKILSTTELISAIGQIWDRANHLAVYQPKANLTDDHTGCKKEILGDLDKEENGWAPLSPDSKYFCVHVKSAGQFLPMVRPDLEFLKVTQKTSVFDFRSFLQGGKHLNNGTCGGRGLTRLVTPYELGNIYQWRNKTVPAEHPYADDVAKIENRKAGEHCLPGDTTGCSQGVISGGTNSPACMQATEYASSCSDFNKSKDPYSCLNSKLLMHRGTTRSLLSDYFLKDADDTKVDGSTLMEHCSSLYADYCINSLASCNGSWNKCHLTDDDVLLESKRNQPERVVRENENRMEFPSHKPEKPHFSLAKQEHAFAGAMAGIFVSLCLHPIDTVKTVIQTCRAEKKSICLIGRSIVSERGLTGLYRGIASNIASSAPISAVYTFTYESVKGALLPHFPKEFHSLAHCFAGGCASVATSFIFTPSERIKQQMQVGSHYHNCWNALFGVIKKGGLPSLYAGWGAVLCRNVPHSIIKFYTYESLKQMMLPSLHSSAQPNTIQTLVCGGLAGSTAAFFTTPFDVVKTRLQTQIPGSISQYSSVYHALQEIHKHEGLKGLYRGLIPRLVMYMSQGALFFGSYEFFKRLFSLDVPQLNAPRVLHEQNKQDNAVSSVKTPSSVSTAVLSPS from the exons ATGGCTGGGTATAAAAAACAACCTAGAAGTGATcgaaattcaatcaaatacaGGATAAAACCAGCTGAGGGGGCGTCATTTGAGCTTTCTGACTTTGTCCAGAAAGAGTATGCCCCTGCTCCCTCTGATGATGATAAGCAGATCGCTAGAATATCCGAACCAAATTCCCAAAAGATACTGAGCACCACGGAGTTAATCTCAGCTATTGGTCAGATATGGGATCGTGCTAACCATCTTGCTGTTTACCAACCTAAGGCTAATTTGACTGATGATCATACTGGCTGTAAGAAGGAGATATTGGGGGATCTGGACAAGGAGGAAAATGGCTGGGCACCTCTTTCACCTGACAGTAAATACTTTTGTGTTCATGTAAAGAGTGCTGGTCAATTTTTGCCAATGGTGCGGCCAGATCTAGAATTTCTCAAAGTAACTCAGAAGACGTCGGTGTTTGATTTTCGGAGCTTTCTACAGGGTGGTAAGCACTTGAATAATGGAACTTGTGGTGGTAGAGGGCTTACAAGGTTAGTAACACCGTATGAATTGGGAAATATATATCAATGGAGAAACAAAACAGTTCCTGCTGAACATCCATATGCTGATGATGTCGCTAAGATTGAGAACAGGAAAGCTGGTGAACACTGCCTTCCTGGGGACACTACCGGCTGTTCACAGGGCGTCATTTCAGGGGGTACAAATAGTCCTGCATGCATGCAGGCCACTGAATATGCATCTAGTTGTTCAGATTTCAACAAATCCAAGGATCCATATTCTtgtcttaattcaaaattgttgaTGCATCGAGGAACAACTAGATCTCTGCTTTCAGATTATTTCCTTAAGGATGCTGATGATACGAAGGTGGATGGTAGCACTTTAATGGAACACTGTTCGAGTCTTTATGCTGATTACTGTATTAACTCTTTAGCTTCTTGTAATGGTTCATGGAATAAGTGCCATTTGACAGATGATGATGTATTGCTCGAAAGCAAGAGAAACCAACCTGAAAGGGTTGTTAGGGAGAATGAAAATAGAATGGAGTTTCCCTCACATAAACCAGAGAAACCTCATTTTTCCCTAGCTAAGCAAGAGCATGCTTTTGCAGGGGCAATGGCTGGTATATTCGTTAGCCTTTGTCTACATCCCATCGACACAGTTAAGACAGTCATCCAAACTTGCCGGGCAGAGAAGAAGTCTATCTGTCTCATTGGAAGATCAATTGTTTCTGAAAGAG GTCTAACTGGGCTTTATCGGGGGATTGCCAGCAATATTGCGTCGTCAGCTCCAATATCTGCAGTCTATACTTTCACTTATGAATCAGTGAAAGGAGCTTTACTTCCTCATTTTCCCAAG GAGTTTCACTCTTTAGCCCATTGCTTCGCAGGTGGTTGCGCCAGTGTTGCCACGTCTTTTATTTTTACTCCAAGCGAGCGCATAAAGCAGCAGATGCAAGTTGGTTCTCACTACCACAACTGCTG GAATGCATTGTTTGGAGTAATTAAAAAGGGTGGTTTGCCTTCATTATATGCCGGATGGGGAGCTGTACTTTGCCGGAATGTCCCACACTCAATCATCAAG TTCTACACGTATGAAAGCTTGAAGCAAATGATGTTGCCATCATTACACTCTAGCGCTCAACCCAACACAATACAAACG CTAGTTTGTGGAGGTTTAGCTGGATCTACTGCTGCTTTCTTCACGACTCCCTTCGATGTGGTGAAAACAAGACTACAGACGCAG ATTCCTGGATCTATCAGCCAATACAGTAGTGTGTATCATGCCCTCCAAGAAATACACAAGCATGAAGGTTTGAAGGGTCTCTACAG GGGGCTGATTCCTAGATTGGTTATGTATATGTCTCAAGGAGCACTCTTCTTTGGGTCCTATGAATTTTTCAAACGCTTATTTTCTTTGGATGTGCCACAACTGAATGCCCCAAGAGTCCTGCATGAACAGAATAAACAAGACAATGCAGTATCGTCAGTTAAAACTCCATCATCAGTGTCAACTGCAGTGCTATCACCATCTTAA
- the LOC123210363 gene encoding uncharacterized protein LOC123210363, which produces MGLEMESDSDRNSTGLSPNTVLPSPRQCLKLERRNARGKPTHRDDILRVKEGFTEISFHRFCSASCKSTQSRPVGLEDTIELKRGSIYQCSKEVRKIKKMGAIEERKKIELSRSSDTLFSSRVFDSLCNSDEEEESTQKRTSVMSVSSKLKASSVCKSCLEPCPSDGFIEFCLNSDTLKDLNFICDEVAGPVNDGNTLDRDKDLTFQKSHSADCSPSQSESSHSSRAGFKTRFSPIRKMFDPFTKSKSVPSPLGFVVQSDEVVKATGMEKKRRKGTLQKSLLHDFSQTGQNSEFDSLFIKKDQHRSVVSNSPVHLHGLLKIESKQGVPFFEFTLNCPEDFIAARAWKEDHAFNWVYTFHSIDGRKKSNASGWGSSDINKECSVVGQMQVSCYICSELKNGGVFDNSMVTEFVLYDIAHAKQSVISREHKKCSSEDASPKGPNRGFVEGNHELNNESDLGRFKDQPKYASNKSNPCPWLSGDLSPSLEVAAVVIQVPFEKRESLKYRRGRKTSDKMHSNLLNFSAFEHTEKDYVESKIYENVNVIIPSGNHGLPSAESRGPSPLLDRWRFGGGCDCGGWDMACPLTVFSKPKIQYAEDKLLLDNQQPVELFVRGAKDNTPALSMVVLEEGWYAVDFHAQLSTLQAFSICVSILHGTETSVARQEKRMQLPHCNSLKMIIEEEVKFLIEAVTEEEKKKVTRRMEESPQPYVINPPFSPMSRV; this is translated from the exons ATGGGATTAGAGATGGAATCAGATTCCGACAGAAACAGTACAGGTCTGAGTCCTAATACTGTTCTTCCATCTCCTCGGCAATGTTTAAAGCTTGAAAGGAGAAATGCAAGAGGTAAACCTACACATAGAGATGATATATTGAGAGTAAAAGAGGGTTTCACAGAGATTAGCTTTCATCGCTTCTGCAGTGCCTCTTGTAAAAGCACTCAATCCAGACCTGTTGGGCTGGAAGATACCATAGAGCTGAAGCGAGGTTCAATATATCAATGTTCCAAAGAAGTAAGGAAGATTAAGAAAATGGGAGCTATtgaggaaaggaaaaaaattgaattgtcaCGTAGTAGTGACACCTTATTTTCCTCTAGGGTTTTTGACTCCTTATGTAATTCAGATGAGGAAGAGGAAAGCACACAGAAGAGAACTTCAGTGATGTCTGTCAGCTCAAAATTGAAAGCATCATCCGTTTGTAAGTCTTGTTTAGAACCATGCCCTTCGGATGGATTCATTGAATTCTGTCTGAATTCAGATACATTAAAGGATCTGAATTTCATATGTGATGAAGTTGCTGGTCCTGTAAATGATGGTAACACACTTGATAGAGACAAAGATTTGACATTTCAGAAGTCACATTCTGCTGACTGTTCTCCTTCTCAATCAGAAAGTAGTCACTCCTCCAGAGCCGGATTCAAGACTCGTTTTAGTCCTATCAGAAAGATGTTTGATCCATTCACGAAGTCCAAGTCTGTGCCAAGTCCTTTGGGTTTTGTGGTGCAATCTGATGAAGTTGTCAAAGCCACTGGGATGGAAAAAAAGAGGAGGAAAGGGACATTACAAAAATCTTTATTGCATGACTTTTCTCAAACAGGTCAGAATTCAGAATTTGATTCTCTGTTTATCAAGAAAGATCAGCATCGTTCAGTTGTGTCAAATTCACCGGTACACTTACATGGCCTTCTCAAGATTGAAAGTAAGCAAGGAGTACCATTTTTTGAATTCACGTTGAATTGCCCTGAAGATTTTATTGCGGCCAGGGCATGGAAGGAAGATCATGCTTTCAATTGGGTATATACCTTTCACTCCATTGATGGTAGAAAAAAGAGCAATGCCAGTGGATGGGGATCAAGTGATATCAACAAAGAGTGCTCAGTGGTTGGACAAATGCAGGTTTCCTGCTATATATGCTCAGAACTAAAAAATGGTGGGGTTTTTGATAACTCTATGGTGACAGAAtttgtattgtatgatatagCTCATGCAAAACAAAGTGTCATCTCTAGAGAACACAAGAAGTGTTCCTCTGAGGATGCATCTCCTAAGGGTCCTAATCGAGGTTTTGTAGAGGGAAATCATGAATTGAATAATGAGTCTGATTTGGGAAGGTTTAAAGATCAACCAAAATATGCTTCTAATAAATCCAATCCATGTCCATGGCTATCTGGGGATTTGAGTCCAAGCCTGGAAGTTGCAGCGGTTGTTATTCAAGTgccatttgagaaaagagaaagcCTAAAATATAGGAGAGGGCGTAAAACCAGTGATAAAATGCATTCAAATCTTCTCAATTTCTCTGCGTTTGAGCATACTGAAAAAGATTATGTTGAAagcaaaatttatgaaaatgtgAATGTGATCATTCCAAGTGGTAACCATGGTTTGCCAAGTGCTGAAAGCCGAGGACCTTCTCCATTACTGGATCGATGGAGGTTTGGTGGAGGCTGTGACTGCGGTGGCTGGGATATGGCCTGCCCCCTTACTGTTTTTAGCAAACCCAAAATTCAATATGCTGAAGATAAACTACTACTGGATAATCAACAGCCTGTGGAACTTTTTGTTCGG GGAGCAAAAGATAATACACCAGCATTGTCCATGGTAGTTCTAGAAGAGGGGTGGTATGCAGTTGATTTCCATGCTCAACTATCCACTTTGCAAGCATTTTCTATATGTGTTTCAATATTACATGGTACGGAAACCTCCGTTGCCAGGCAGGAGAAAAGAATGCAGTTGCCGCATTGCAATTCACTGAAAATGATCATTGAGGAGGAAGTGAAATTCTTGATTGAAGCAGTCACcgaagaggagaagaagaaagtcACAAGAAGGATGGAAGAGAGTCCACAACCCTATGTGATCAACCCTCCCTTCTCTCCAATGTCTAGAGTATAG